A window of the bacterium genome harbors these coding sequences:
- the accC gene encoding acetyl-CoA carboxylase biotin carboxylase subunit codes for MFNKILIANRGEIALRVIRTCKEMGIKTVAVYSEADRDSLHVTFADEAVCIGPPFGKDSYLKIPSIISAAQVTGADAIHPGYGFLAENASFSEICQESNIKFIGPSPDMIRSMGDKAFAKNTMKKNQVPVIPGSDGVIDNVERAKELAKEIGFPVIIKASAGGGGKGMRIVWEEADFQKAFQTARTEAEAAFANGDVYIEKFIENPRHIEIQILGDQHGNVYHYGERDCSIQRRHQKLIEESPSPAVDEELRKKMGEAAIRGAHSVNYEGAGTIEFLLDKHKNFYFMEMNTRIQVEHPVTEFVYDVELVRQQILVAAGEEIEAKPKKPHGHAIEFRINAEDPDNNFRPSPGKITSLHFPGGFGIRLDSHIYQSYSIPPYYDSLIAKLIVWGTDRHYAIMRAKRALNEFIVEGIKTTIPFHLKVLEDPRFMSGNFDTSFLEKF; via the coding sequence TTGTTTAATAAAATTCTAATCGCCAATCGCGGCGAAATTGCTCTCCGTGTAATCCGTACTTGCAAAGAGATGGGGATTAAAACAGTCGCTGTTTATTCTGAAGCGGATCGGGATTCACTACATGTCACTTTTGCTGATGAAGCAGTATGCATCGGCCCTCCTTTCGGTAAGGATAGCTATCTGAAAATACCATCGATTATTTCTGCCGCCCAGGTTACAGGTGCTGATGCCATTCATCCCGGGTATGGTTTTCTTGCAGAGAATGCCAGCTTCTCCGAAATATGTCAGGAATCAAATATTAAATTTATTGGACCTTCTCCTGACATGATCCGTTCAATGGGAGATAAAGCTTTTGCTAAAAACACTATGAAAAAGAATCAGGTTCCTGTAATTCCTGGCAGCGATGGAGTTATAGATAATGTTGAAAGGGCAAAAGAGCTTGCAAAAGAAATAGGTTTCCCTGTTATTATTAAAGCTTCCGCAGGTGGCGGCGGAAAAGGAATGAGAATAGTTTGGGAAGAAGCTGATTTTCAAAAGGCTTTCCAAACCGCACGAACCGAAGCCGAAGCAGCTTTTGCTAATGGTGATGTTTACATTGAAAAATTTATTGAGAATCCAAGACATATTGAAATCCAGATTCTTGGAGATCAGCATGGAAATGTATACCACTATGGGGAAAGAGACTGTTCAATTCAGCGCAGACATCAGAAATTGATAGAAGAATCACCTTCACCTGCTGTTGATGAGGAACTTCGAAAAAAGATGGGAGAAGCAGCGATAAGAGGGGCTCATTCAGTTAATTATGAAGGCGCAGGAACTATTGAATTTCTTCTCGACAAGCATAAGAACTTTTATTTTATGGAGATGAACACCAGGATACAAGTTGAACATCCTGTGACTGAGTTTGTCTATGATGTTGAGCTCGTCAGGCAGCAAATCCTAGTTGCAGCTGGAGAAGAGATAGAAGCAAAACCTAAAAAACCACATGGTCATGCAATTGAATTCAGAATAAATGCAGAAGATCCGGATAATAATTTCAGACCATCACCGGGAAAGATTACCTCTCTGCATTTTCCAGGAGGCTTTGGTATCAGATTAGATTCGCACATCTATCAATCATACTCAATTCCACCTTACTATGACTCTTTGATTGCGAAGCTTATTGTCTGGGGTACCGACAGGCATTATGCGATAATGCGGGCAAAACGTGCATTGAACGAATTCATTGTAGAAGGAATAAAAACTACCATTCCATTTCATTTGAAAGTATTGGAAGATCCAAGGTTTATGAGCGGTAATTTTGATACAAGTTTTCT
- the accB gene encoding acetyl-CoA carboxylase biotin carboxyl carrier protein codes for MDLDLIKKLVKIVDTSGVTDLEIEEGDLKIKIAKKIRNAQVITQAQIPVASAQPVMQTSLPTGETTKQTTEAEITSANLHEIRSPIVGTFYRAPAPDADSYVQVGSVVSPGSVLCIVEAMKLMNEIESDVNGKVVKILVENGKPVEYNQPLFLIELT; via the coding sequence ATGGATCTTGATTTAATTAAAAAACTCGTAAAGATTGTTGACACCAGTGGTGTTACAGATTTGGAAATTGAAGAAGGTGATTTAAAGATTAAGATTGCAAAGAAAATCAGGAATGCACAGGTAATCACTCAAGCTCAAATTCCTGTTGCTTCTGCTCAGCCTGTGATGCAAACATCTTTACCTACAGGTGAAACCACAAAGCAAACAACTGAAGCTGAGATTACATCAGCCAATCTTCACGAAATCAGGTCACCGATTGTTGGTACGTTTTACAGAGCACCTGCTCCGGATGCTGATTCCTATGTTCAGGTCGGCTCAGTTGTTTCACCCGGCAGTGTTTTGTGCATCGTCGAAGCAATGAAACTAATGAATGAAATTGAGTCGGATGTTAATGGAAAGGTCGTCAAGATTCTGGTTGAGAACGGTAAACCTGTTGAATATAATCAACCACTGTTTTTAATTGAGCTGACTTAG
- the efp gene encoding elongation factor P, translated as MADTSDFRNGLIIKFKSDLYSIVEFQHVKPGKGGAFVRSTLKNLRNGKVLENTFRAGEKVETVRVERRKYQYLFSEGDSLVCMDNETYEQINIARELFSDGIKFLKESEEVEVVSNGSDIISVEIPIFINLKVIETEPGFKGDTATGALKSAKLETGAQINVPLFINEGDVLKVDTRTGEYSERVKS; from the coding sequence ATGGCAGATACTTCAGATTTCAGAAACGGTTTAATTATTAAATTCAAAAGTGATCTTTACAGCATTGTTGAATTCCAGCACGTAAAGCCCGGAAAAGGCGGTGCGTTTGTTCGTTCGACTTTAAAAAATTTAAGGAATGGAAAGGTTTTAGAAAATACGTTCAGAGCGGGTGAGAAAGTCGAAACTGTCCGTGTCGAAAGAAGAAAATACCAATACCTTTTTTCGGAAGGTGATTCTCTGGTTTGTATGGATAATGAAACTTATGAGCAGATTAATATTGCCAGGGAATTATTCAGTGATGGAATAAAATTCCTGAAAGAAAGCGAAGAAGTTGAAGTTGTTTCTAATGGATCTGATATCATATCGGTTGAAATACCAATTTTCATAAATTTAAAAGTAATTGAAACTGAACCCGGCTTTAAAGGCGATACTGCAACCGGTGCGCTAAAATCTGCAAAGCTGGAAACAGGTGCTCAAATTAACGTTCCCTTGTTCATAAATGAAGGTGATGTACTCAAAGTAGATACACGAACAGGAGAATATTCAGAAAGAGTTAAATCTTAA
- a CDS encoding tetratricopeptide repeat protein produces MLQKKKKLSKKEIKKDTLLDLYESTIEFFEKYKSKIMLYAGVLVVVAAAAYFYINQKSQSNEKAGLELSRIMPLYDQGSYLEAIEGKQGTNLIGLKKLVEEYGGTENGETAKIYLANSYAFLGNYEEAIKYYSDYGGSIDYFEAAALAGQAGYYASKNEFERAADLFLKASKKSPVNSQNPDYLLNAGINFLKAGEKEEARIVFNTIKEDYATSLAFRDVDKYLSMIY; encoded by the coding sequence ATGTTACAGAAAAAGAAAAAATTATCAAAGAAAGAAATAAAAAAAGATACTTTACTTGATCTTTATGAATCAACAATTGAATTCTTTGAAAAATATAAAAGCAAGATTATGCTTTATGCTGGTGTACTTGTGGTTGTTGCAGCAGCAGCATATTTCTACATCAATCAGAAATCACAAAGCAACGAAAAAGCCGGATTAGAACTTTCTCGCATAATGCCTTTGTATGATCAGGGATCTTATCTTGAAGCAATTGAAGGTAAGCAGGGAACCAACCTGATTGGTTTAAAAAAACTTGTTGAAGAATATGGCGGTACCGAGAACGGAGAAACAGCAAAAATATATCTTGCAAATTCTTATGCATTCCTAGGTAACTATGAAGAAGCGATAAAATATTATTCCGATTACGGCGGAAGTATTGATTACTTTGAGGCTGCTGCACTTGCCGGTCAGGCAGGTTATTACGCAAGCAAGAATGAATTTGAAAGAGCTGCAGATTTGTTTCTAAAAGCATCTAAAAAATCACCGGTTAATTCGCAAAACCCGGATTATCTGCTCAATGCAGGAATTAATTTCCTGAAAGCAGGCGAGAAGGAAGAAGCCAGAATAGTTTTTAATACAATCAAAGAAGATTATGCAACGTCACTCGCTTTCAGAGATGTTGATAAATATCTTTCGATGATTTATTGA
- a CDS encoding CehA/McbA family metallohydrolase — MIEYVGVAHIHSLFSDGTGEIPEIAKFAEESDLDFLMITDHNTLRGLQEGFEKWYGKTLCLIGCEINDRENKNHYLAFGIEQAYSTRLSAKEYVRKVKEAGGIGFLAHPHEKRNHIKEHPPYPWVDWTIEDFDGIEIWNHMSEWMENLTEQNKYTSFLHPLRSIVAPPPETLKLWDELNLKRKVVGIGGVDAHAHKQSLFGFFEVEIFPYKVLFKSIHIHLFLPEPLVKGNTKQKISKSKSAIYEALAYGRSFIANDYHANSKGFQFFAKAGKKKFYMGDTITSSEKVTLSIVLPVQNADIKLIRNGKEIAEFQAEKADFEVKRPGAYRVEVYYQNKAWLFTNHIRIGI; from the coding sequence ATGATTGAATACGTTGGTGTTGCACATATACATTCGCTTTTTTCAGATGGAACCGGTGAAATTCCTGAGATAGCGAAATTTGCTGAGGAATCGGATCTCGATTTTCTTATGATTACCGATCACAACACGTTACGCGGCTTACAGGAAGGTTTTGAGAAATGGTACGGCAAAACTCTCTGCCTGATCGGTTGTGAAATAAATGACAGGGAAAATAAAAATCATTATCTTGCTTTTGGAATTGAGCAGGCATATTCAACTCGTCTCTCAGCAAAAGAGTATGTTAGGAAAGTAAAAGAAGCAGGTGGTATCGGGTTCCTTGCTCATCCACATGAAAAAAGAAATCATATAAAGGAACATCCACCGTACCCTTGGGTCGACTGGACAATTGAAGATTTTGATGGAATTGAAATTTGGAATCATATGTCAGAATGGATGGAAAATCTCACTGAACAGAACAAGTATACTTCGTTTCTGCATCCGTTGAGATCGATAGTAGCTCCGCCGCCTGAAACACTTAAACTCTGGGATGAGTTAAATTTAAAAAGAAAAGTAGTTGGAATTGGTGGAGTTGATGCTCACGCACACAAGCAGAGTCTTTTTGGATTTTTTGAAGTGGAAATTTTCCCTTACAAAGTTTTATTTAAATCGATACACATTCATTTATTTCTACCTGAACCACTGGTAAAAGGAAATACCAAACAAAAGATATCAAAATCTAAATCAGCGATCTATGAAGCACTGGCTTACGGAAGATCATTCATAGCGAACGATTATCATGCAAATTCCAAGGGATTTCAATTTTTTGCTAAAGCAGGTAAAAAGAAATTTTATATGGGAGATACTATTACTTCTTCTGAAAAAGTGACATTATCCATAGTTTTACCGGTTCAAAATGCTGATATAAAGTTGATCAGAAACGGAAAGGAGATAGCCGAATTCCAGGCTGAAAAAGCTGATTTTGAAGTAAAAAGACCGGGTGCTTACAGGGTTGAAGTTTATTATCAAAATAAAGCCTGGCTATTCACAAATCACATAAGAATCGGCATTTAA
- a CDS encoding diaminopimelate epimerase, with translation MKKIIFTKMSGAGNDFVIVDKKLNRDFDVSTKLVQLLCDRRNGIGSDGLIVISDASEHNFVMNYFNADGSTGSLCANGARCAVFYASETGRLNDAGAKFISNEVEYKGEVLNNSEVKFYLNPPKKIKYNFKIKAAGRLLNAHFADTGSPHVVIDINESEGLFQTLDSVPIESIGKEIRYLPEFSPDGTNVNFVEVKDGIVHIRTYERGVEAETLACGTGSVAAALISFVNKKLTVPIQIIPKSKEKLLVNFEVENSKVKKLSLTGPAKIVFTGEMNL, from the coding sequence ATGAAAAAGATTATTTTCACAAAGATGAGCGGCGCAGGAAACGATTTTGTAATTGTCGATAAAAAACTCAACCGGGATTTTGATGTATCTACAAAATTAGTTCAGCTTCTTTGCGACCGGCGAAATGGAATCGGATCAGATGGGCTTATCGTTATTTCAGATGCATCGGAACATAATTTTGTAATGAATTATTTTAATGCTGATGGATCAACTGGAAGCTTATGTGCAAATGGTGCACGATGTGCAGTCTTTTATGCGTCAGAAACAGGGAGGCTGAATGATGCTGGTGCAAAATTCATTTCCAACGAAGTTGAATACAAAGGAGAAGTCCTCAATAATTCAGAAGTAAAATTTTATTTAAACCCCCCAAAGAAAATAAAGTATAACTTCAAAATAAAAGCAGCCGGAAGACTCTTAAATGCACATTTTGCTGATACCGGTTCTCCGCACGTTGTGATCGATATAAACGAAAGTGAAGGACTGTTTCAAACACTGGATTCTGTACCGATTGAATCGATAGGAAAGGAAATTAGATATTTACCGGAATTTTCACCGGACGGCACGAATGTAAACTTTGTTGAGGTTAAGGATGGAATTGTTCATATAAGAACTTACGAAAGAGGAGTGGAAGCCGAAACTTTAGCTTGCGGAACTGGTTCGGTTGCAGCTGCATTAATATCGTTTGTTAATAAAAAATTAACCGTCCCTATTCAAATTATTCCTAAATCAAAAGAAAAATTATTAGTAAATTTTGAGGTAGAAAATTCAAAAGTAAAAAAACTGTCACTCACTGGTCCTGCAAAAATTGTATTTACCGGTGAAATGAACCTTTAA
- a CDS encoding TM2 domain-containing protein — protein MPNAFQLMPSLEADEMAFVQMLIKDMSDNQAQQFAMSYMSRRKDPSNMLLFTLIGFLGIAGVQRFVLGQIGLGILYLLTGGLCLIGTIVDLINHKKLAFEYNTKQAQEVATMMRTYTA, from the coding sequence ATGCCTAATGCATTTCAATTAATGCCAAGTCTTGAAGCAGACGAAATGGCTTTTGTACAGATGTTAATAAAAGATATGAGCGATAACCAGGCTCAGCAGTTTGCGATGTCATATATGTCAAGACGAAAAGATCCTAGCAATATGCTTCTGTTTACCTTGATAGGATTTCTTGGTATTGCAGGAGTCCAAAGATTTGTTTTAGGACAGATTGGTCTTGGAATTCTGTACTTACTTACCGGTGGCCTTTGCCTGATCGGAACAATCGTTGACCTGATCAATCATAAGAAACTTGCATTCGAATACAATACCAAGCAAGCTCAGGAAGTAGCTACAATGATGAGAACATATACTGCTTGA
- a CDS encoding DUF2752 domain-containing protein has product MWSLLGFEALVWIVGLLYLAFIHSPGKSHFTICPLANLGIEFCPGCGLGNSISYLFKGDFVSSFHAHPLGIFALTVLTLRIINIIKNNWRRYA; this is encoded by the coding sequence ATCTGGTCATTGTTAGGATTTGAAGCTTTAGTATGGATAGTCGGTTTATTATATCTCGCATTCATTCATTCACCGGGTAAATCACATTTTACAATCTGTCCTTTAGCTAATCTCGGAATTGAATTTTGTCCCGGATGCGGATTAGGCAATTCGATATCCTATTTGTTCAAGGGTGATTTTGTTTCTTCATTCCATGCACATCCTTTAGGAATTTTTGCACTGACAGTCTTAACACTTAGAATAATCAATATCATCAAAAATAATTGGAGGAGATATGCCTAA
- a CDS encoding cob(I)yrinic acid a,c-diamide adenosyltransferase gives MKIYTKTGDKGETGLFGGERVSKDSLRISAYGTIDELNSFIGYAITEVKDPGVKENLSLIQNYLFTIGSDLATPETEKNAKLNIQRTPESFYKEIEKMIDKYDAQLEELRNFILPGGSKSSALLHICRTVCRRAEREVVALKNSVTIGDNIVMFLNRLSDLFFVLSRFENKVSNYPDTIWNPKS, from the coding sequence ATGAAAATATACACCAAAACCGGGGACAAAGGTGAAACCGGATTATTTGGCGGTGAACGTGTCAGCAAAGACTCACTCCGCATTTCAGCATATGGAACAATCGATGAGTTAAACTCTTTTATTGGCTATGCGATTACTGAAGTCAAAGATCCCGGTGTTAAAGAAAATCTTTCCTTGATTCAGAATTATCTTTTTACGATCGGATCTGATTTAGCTACTCCCGAAACTGAAAAAAATGCTAAGTTGAATATTCAGCGGACGCCGGAATCATTTTATAAAGAGATTGAAAAAATGATTGATAAATATGATGCTCAACTCGAAGAACTCCGGAACTTTATTCTTCCCGGCGGATCTAAAAGTTCAGCTTTGCTTCATATATGCAGAACTGTTTGCAGACGTGCCGAAAGGGAAGTTGTGGCACTAAAAAATTCAGTGACTATCGGAGATAATATTGTTATGTTTCTTAACAGATTATCGGATTTGTTTTTTGTTCTTTCACGTTTTGAGAATAAGGTCTCAAACTATCCTGATACTATCTGGAATCCAAAATCGTAA
- a CDS encoding aminomethyl transferase family protein has protein sequence MFITDEKNTLLIEYFESMGFSSFQIDGYRVINRFTNVEAELDSLYNGVALRSISHEGIIELKGNDALDLVHRIGTNSVKDLPKEGVKKTIFTTEKGRIIGLTTIMNFDNYQLLVCDRITKQKVMSWIRKYVISDDVQVNDANLKYNLLELTGPQAESFATLICGNIVNEIQPNSFKIIHTENILFFLIKIPGERGKNKFWFLADFENSKRLINYMQENKGVFNFNLVGEEVYNIYRIEYGIPVAPNELSDEFNPLEAGLEEIIDFNKGCYIGQEVIARLQTYNKVQKKLVGLKLNEPIEFNNGNMVIEYNGEDIGKLTSFATSHRLKSPIALAYIRNSHSTHGTQISLKLSDNKIVKSEVQSLPFLK, from the coding sequence ATGTTTATTACTGACGAAAAAAATACGCTCTTAATTGAATACTTTGAATCAATGGGATTTTCCTCATTTCAGATCGATGGTTACCGCGTGATTAACCGATTCACAAATGTTGAAGCAGAGCTTGATTCTCTTTACAATGGTGTTGCGCTCCGAAGCATTTCTCATGAAGGCATAATTGAGTTGAAGGGAAATGATGCTCTGGATTTAGTTCACAGGATTGGGACCAATAGTGTAAAGGATCTTCCGAAAGAAGGTGTTAAGAAAACCATATTCACTACTGAAAAGGGAAGAATAATTGGATTAACCACTATAATGAATTTTGATAATTACCAGCTGCTGGTTTGTGATCGTATCACTAAACAAAAAGTTATGAGCTGGATCAGAAAATATGTTATCAGTGATGATGTTCAGGTTAATGATGCAAATTTAAAATATAACTTGCTTGAATTGACTGGTCCTCAAGCCGAGTCGTTCGCAACTCTCATCTGCGGAAATATTGTTAATGAGATCCAGCCTAATTCTTTTAAAATTATTCACACAGAAAATATTCTTTTCTTCCTGATAAAAATTCCTGGCGAAAGAGGAAAGAACAAATTCTGGTTCCTTGCAGATTTTGAAAACTCAAAACGTCTGATCAATTATATGCAGGAAAATAAAGGTGTGTTCAATTTTAATCTGGTTGGTGAAGAAGTTTATAATATTTATAGAATTGAATACGGAATACCTGTTGCTCCAAATGAACTAAGTGATGAATTCAACCCTCTTGAAGCAGGACTTGAAGAGATTATTGATTTTAATAAAGGATGTTATATAGGACAGGAAGTAATAGCAAGACTACAGACATACAATAAGGTCCAAAAAAAACTTGTTGGTCTTAAATTAAATGAACCAATTGAATTTAATAACGGCAATATGGTTATTGAATACAATGGAGAAGATATCGGGAAACTTACTTCTTTCGCAACATCACATAGACTAAAATCACCAATTGCACTTGCTTATATTAGAAACTCTCATTCAACTCACGGAACACAAATCTCCCTGAAACTTTCTGATAATAAAATTGTTAAATCAGAAGTTCAATCTCTGCCTTTTCTAAAATGA
- a CDS encoding dipeptidase: MENVVGYINSNKQKYVDELKNFLRIPSISTLAENKTDMNTAAQFVADKLTEAGMENVKVIETKGHPLVYADWLHAPGKPTVLVYGHYDVQPVDPINLWDSPPFEPTIKGENIFARGATDDKGQMYMHIKSVEAYFKTIGKLPLNVKFIIEGEEEIGSGNLDEFVNKNQEMLKCDAVMISDTSLYGPGIPTLTYGLRGLCYMEVVVTGPNRDLHSGTFGGGVDNPINVLAEMISKLKDGNGKIKIPGFYKDVVNLTKKERDNFKRLPFSEKQYAKTLGVKELKGEKGFSTLERVWARPTLDCNGIFGGFTGEGAKTVLPSKATAKISMRLVPNQDPKKIGKLFTSYMKKIAPKSVTMEIKDLHGAYPIATSLDDKATQAAASALAKVFGKKTVFMREGGSIPIVVSFAKKLKASPVLMGMGLNTENLHSPNEHFNLNHFHLGILSSAYFLDEFAK; encoded by the coding sequence ATGGAAAATGTAGTTGGTTATATTAATTCAAACAAGCAGAAATACGTTGATGAGTTGAAAAACTTTTTAAGAATTCCAAGCATCAGCACACTTGCTGAAAATAAAACTGATATGAACACAGCGGCACAGTTTGTTGCTGATAAACTCACAGAAGCCGGGATGGAAAATGTAAAAGTTATCGAAACAAAAGGTCATCCGTTGGTATATGCCGATTGGCTTCATGCTCCGGGAAAACCAACAGTTTTAGTTTACGGACATTATGATGTTCAGCCTGTTGATCCGATTAATCTGTGGGATTCTCCTCCATTTGAACCAACAATTAAAGGTGAAAATATTTTCGCTCGCGGTGCAACAGATGATAAAGGTCAGATGTACATGCACATTAAAAGTGTTGAAGCTTATTTTAAAACTATCGGCAAACTTCCTTTGAATGTTAAATTTATTATAGAAGGTGAAGAAGAAATCGGAAGTGGAAATCTCGATGAGTTCGTAAATAAAAACCAGGAAATGCTTAAATGCGATGCAGTTATGATTTCGGATACTTCTCTTTACGGACCCGGAATACCAACGCTGACTTATGGATTAAGAGGATTATGTTATATGGAAGTTGTTGTTACCGGTCCGAACAGAGATTTACATTCAGGAACATTCGGTGGCGGAGTTGATAATCCTATTAATGTCCTCGCGGAAATGATTTCGAAACTAAAGGATGGTAATGGCAAAATAAAAATTCCCGGTTTTTATAAGGACGTTGTTAATCTTACTAAAAAAGAAAGAGATAATTTTAAGAGACTGCCATTCTCAGAAAAGCAATACGCAAAGACTCTCGGTGTTAAAGAACTAAAAGGTGAAAAGGGCTTCTCAACTCTCGAAAGAGTTTGGGCAAGACCGACATTAGATTGCAACGGAATTTTCGGAGGATTCACCGGCGAAGGTGCTAAAACTGTACTTCCTTCAAAAGCTACTGCTAAGATTAGTATGCGTCTTGTTCCGAATCAGGATCCTAAAAAAATAGGAAAACTCTTTACATCCTATATGAAAAAAATTGCACCAAAATCTGTTACAATGGAAATAAAAGATTTACATGGTGCTTATCCGATAGCTACTTCACTCGATGATAAAGCGACACAGGCAGCAGCAAGTGCATTAGCAAAAGTTTTTGGAAAGAAGACAGTATTTATGAGAGAAGGCGGTTCAATACCAATTGTTGTTTCGTTTGCGAAAAAATTGAAAGCATCACCAGTACTTATGGGGATGGGACTAAATACTGAAAACCTTCATTCACCGAATGAACATTTTAACCTGAATCATTTTCATCTGGGAATATTAAGCTCAGCATATTTTCTTGATGAGTTCGCAAAATAA
- a CDS encoding LptF/LptG family permease, whose protein sequence is MIAHRYILKAHFIPFIFSTLTLMGIFLLQFMMKFADRLVGKGLDTWLIIQLIVFNLSWMLVLVIPMATLVATLMAYGNFSQNNEITILKSSGVSLYKMMRAPFLASIVLAFLLFLFNDQVLPDANHQARILMSDISQQKPTLSLEPGFFSQEVSKYAILVREINSQTNELSGVTIYDYTTPAKINVVTANKGKIYFTADQKNLVMDLWSGEIHEADVKETGLYRKLIFDKHRIVMDGSQFTFHQSQGGIRGERELGVDTMVAIVDNFRAERNQQLKFLKSETDNYLFTKKSKKFSYSNPAPEVREHLVYARVLDKIRTAKNNITSKARSIEFTDREIEKYEVEIYKKYSIPAACIVFILIGAPLGVMVRKGGFGVAASISLLFFLIYWAFLIGGEKLAERGFFSPFIGMWAANFLLGFLGIVLTVKTNRETVTIKFTLLKKLIPKRLRQLQEPDENY, encoded by the coding sequence ATGATTGCGCACAGATATATACTTAAAGCCCATTTTATTCCTTTTATTTTTTCTACGCTTACTTTGATGGGCATATTCCTTCTTCAGTTCATGATGAAATTTGCCGATCGTCTCGTCGGAAAGGGGCTTGACACCTGGTTAATCATTCAGCTGATTGTTTTCAATTTGTCCTGGATGCTTGTGCTAGTTATACCGATGGCTACACTTGTTGCAACTTTAATGGCGTACGGAAATTTCTCACAGAACAATGAGATTACGATATTAAAATCATCCGGTGTTAGTCTTTATAAAATGATGAGAGCACCGTTTTTAGCAAGCATCGTATTAGCATTTTTGTTGTTTTTGTTTAACGATCAGGTTTTGCCTGATGCAAATCATCAGGCAAGAATTCTTATGTCGGATATTTCCCAGCAGAAGCCGACACTTTCACTTGAGCCAGGATTCTTTTCACAGGAAGTTTCCAAGTATGCGATCCTTGTAAGAGAAATAAATTCACAAACGAATGAGCTAAGCGGTGTAACTATTTACGATTATACAACTCCTGCAAAAATCAATGTTGTAACAGCCAACAAAGGAAAAATTTATTTTACTGCTGATCAAAAAAATCTTGTTATGGATCTATGGAGCGGTGAAATCCACGAAGCAGATGTAAAGGAAACAGGACTTTACAGAAAACTTATCTTCGACAAGCACAGAATTGTAATGGATGGTTCCCAATTTACTTTCCACCAATCGCAGGGCGGGATAAGAGGAGAAAGAGAACTCGGTGTTGATACAATGGTTGCAATCGTTGACAACTTCAGAGCAGAAAGAAATCAGCAGTTAAAATTCTTAAAATCTGAAACAGATAATTATTTATTCACAAAAAAGTCGAAGAAGTTTTCATACAGCAACCCTGCACCGGAAGTACGCGAACATCTGGTTTATGCAAGAGTGCTCGATAAAATAAGAACAGCAAAAAATAATATCACTTCTAAAGCCAGAAGTATTGAATTCACCGACAGAGAAATTGAAAAATATGAAGTGGAGATTTATAAAAAATATTCTATCCCCGCGGCGTGCATCGTTTTCATTTTGATTGGTGCACCGCTGGGAGTTATGGTTAGAAAAGGCGGGTTTGGTGTGGCTGCAAGCATCAGCTTACTATTTTTCCTTATCTATTGGGCTTTCCTGATCGGTGGAGAAAAACTTGCTGAGCGAGGTTTCTTCTCTCCGTTTATAGGAATGTGGGCAGCAAATTTTCTGCTTGGTTTCCTTGGGATTGTACTCACAGTAAAAACTAATCGAGAGACAGTTACGATCAAATTCACTTTGCTGAAAAAATTAATTCCAAAAAGACTACGACAGTTGCAGGAACCAGATGAAAATTATTGA